GTTATGACTGTTGTTGTGCCACATTATGTGGCTATGATATTAGCTTATGATTCTGTTAAATGGTGGAAGATTTCTTCCCTGACCCAGAGTATTAACAGATTTGTTGTACTTTTCGTAATTCCACTTCTCTCTTTCCACTTTATAGCTGGTAATAATCCTTATATAATGAATATACCAAATTCAAAATATCCCACCATTTAAAAATATAGTGCCTTAAGAAACATGATTTTAACTTACCAAATTCTCAGCACCAGGAAAGTTTCCGTTTTTGGCAAGATTGACAGCAAGCTCAAGATTATTCAACTGCAACAAAATTTATACAAAATTTTATGTCTTTCATGGTAATAgattaccaaattttacagtaCTGAAAATGCATCTACAGAAATATACATGACACCAGAAATCGAGAAAGAGGGCAACTTGATTCACTTCACATTGATTATTTTAAACCTAGGATTTGAAATAGTATAAAATTCCCAAGTTTCAAAGTACTTTGGGCGAAATCAACAACGAAAAAGGATATGGTGAgtgagagagagatagagagagggaggggggggggagggaggcGTCGGATTACCTGGTAATGGAGTGAAGATACAGAGGGGAAAATACCAATTGAAGGGAGGCGTCTTGAGGGAGGGAAGATAATGTGAATAGAATGAGGAAATTATATGAATAATAATTACTTTCCTACTACTACCATGGCAAATCTCCGTgggaaatctttttttttttaataattataagAATTATTTAAAGCTTTAAAAATATCCGTTCACATTGAGTCTATGGAAATATGTAAAAaagttttttatttattgtttaagTTCCCACTGTCTTCACTGGGAAAGTTTTTcaattatatataattatttttttaatgacTTTTCGCATAGAATTAGAGGGAACTAATTTACCGCGCATTTTTGCGCCAAAATTTTCCCACCAATAGTCACGGGCAAATGCTATTGTTAAAGAAATTTTAATTTTCCCACTGTATTTCGGTGGGAATTGCCACTAAAAAAAATTTCCGTGGGAAATTGATGTGTTTCTAGTAGTGACTGCTCTATCAATGAAGCAGTGAATTATAGCACATGTAGAGAAGGTCTTTCTAGAATCTGAGATtgagaaatgaagaagaagaagtataGATGAAGCAACTAGACCTCACGTGCACTATATGTGCAATTAACTACTCTTAACAGTACATTTAACTACCTCTTAACAGTAATAACAAACCTCTAATATAACTAGACTTTAATCACAGTTAACTCAGCTGAGTTAGCAACTATTTCAATATTTTGGTGTTTTTTAAACTTTTATAAAATaggaaaggcaaaaagaaaaaatgaagaaagaaaataaacGTGCATTTTCCCACAAAATTCGGCAGGTGATGGTGAATGTAAGCCATCAGTCTAATTTTGTTCCtccctctctctttcttctcaTTGAATGTTGAGAGCATCGGTTACCTTTTCTTCTTTGTAGAGACAAACACCTTTTTAGTTTTTACCATATCATGGGATTAGAAGCAAGATATTGAGTATTTGCCATTTGCGAATAGAGATTAACAGTACTAGCTAGAGAGGAGAAATGGCTGAAGAGATCATCAATGCAAGCCAATATTCTCCCCCTGAAGAATCAAATATTGCTCCAATCGTTCCTCGTTCCACAAGGAAAAAGGGAGGATGGACAGCCATCGCATTCATTCTTGGTAAAGACAAAAAACATCCAATTCATCAACACAGATCAATATTGTACGTacgtaaacaaaaaaaaataaatactaTGTAAAGACCATGTTGATGATCTCTTTGTGTGTGTGATTGTTTCTGAAGGGAATGAATCGTTTGAGAAATTGGCGTCGGTGAGTTTGATATCCAACATGACCACATATTTGCGGACCAAATACAATATGGGGGGAGTATTTTTGGTGAACGTGGTGAGTATATGGTCTGGCTGTTCCAACATTACACCTTTAGCTGGTGCTTTCTTGGCTGATGCTCACCTTGGCAGATTCCTCACCCTCCTTTTTGGTTCCCTTGCTTCTTTCCTGGTACATTTCTTCCTCACATACTCTTAaacaaatttcttttctttttgcgcaaattttggttttaaaTTGCTATATGAACATATGGTCCGCTTTGAGCCAATCCTGCACGGTTTTCCAACCAAAATTCTTATACCATTAAGAGTATTCAACACCTTATAActagatttttttcttttctatttttccttttgcgcaaattttagttttaaattgcTATATGAATATATGGGGCTAAAATCTCGATGTGTATGTGAGTCTAGTAGCAAGGTATGTGGTCCTAGCGGACGTAGGCTTTTGGCGACAGATTCATCTGAATCCAGAACTgtacgaatatatatatatatatatgtaaaaatcTATTAAAATCTTACTAACAGCTATTAGATTTGAGCCTATAATTTTGACAGTTTAATAATATCAGTGCAGAGTTGAACTCGTAAAGTTTAAATCATGGATCCGTCTTTGGCATTACTTAACAACTGGTTGAAAGCCCCCAATTCTTGTTCTTTTGGCAGGGGATGGGGATGGTGACATTAACTGCTGGAGTAGATGAACTCAGGCCACCTAATTGTCAGGGCCTTGCAACTTGTTCCGATCCACAAAAGTGGCAGCTTGCATTCCTTTTTGCAGGTCTTGGATTTATGGCAATAGGTTCAGGAGGTATCCGAGCTTGTAACATCGCCTTTGGGGCTGATCAATTCGATACTAATACAGAGAAGGGAAGGTCTCAGCTTAAAAGTTTCTTCAATTGGTGGTATTTCTCATTCACCATTGCCCTTATCATTGCTCTCACAGTTGTTATCTACATCCAAACCAATATCAGCTGGTTTATTGGCTTCCTAATCCCAACTTGCTGTTTAGCTCTTTCCATTATGATTTTCTTGATTGGTCGCAACACTTACATTCGTTTGAAGCCTCAAGGATGTGTTTTTATCGACATGGCAAAGGTTATAAATGCAGCATGCAGAAAGAGACATGTTCGCATTGTACCATCAGGGAATTCCCTTTATGAGCCTGTCCCTAAGGAAACTGCAGAAAACCAGATCTCAGTACTTAGGCATACAGACAGATTCAAATGCTTAGATAAGGCCGCTGTGGTTGTGGATTCGAGCACTGAATTGAATGCTGAAGGAGTTGCTAAAGATAGCTGGAGACTGTGCAATGTTGAACAGGTGGAAAGGCTGAAATGTGTTGTGGGAATTATAC
This sequence is a window from Nicotiana sylvestris chromosome 3, ASM39365v2, whole genome shotgun sequence. Protein-coding genes within it:
- the LOC138888761 gene encoding protein NRT1/ PTR FAMILY 2.8-like isoform X1; the protein is MQANILPLKNQILLQSFLVPQGKREDGQPSHSFLVKTKNIQFINTDQYWNESFEKLASVSLISNMTTYLRTKYNMGGVFLVNVVSIWSGCSNITPLAGAFLADAHLGRFLTLLFGSLASFLGMGMVTLTAGVDELRPPNCQGLATCSDPQKWQLAFLFAGLGFMAIGSGGIRACNIAFGADQFDTNTEKGRSQLKSFFNWWYFSFTIALIIALTVVIYIQTNISWFIGFLIPTCCLALSIMIFLIGRNTYIRLKPQGCVFIDMAKVINAACRKRHVRIVPSGNSLYEPVPKETAENQISVLRHTDRFKCLDKAAVVVDSSTELNAEGVAKDSWRLCNVEQVERLKCVVGIIPVWVAGITCFITMEQMNTFGVLQVIQSDTRVGNFNIPPGWMGLASMIALAIWIFIYECVYVPNASKISKKEARLSLQIRVKIGIFMSILCLAVAAFVEIRRRDLALKEGTFISPLGIAIFLPQFILSGLTEAFAAVSVMEFLNNQVPETMRSVAGAIFFLSLSIASYLNTLIVNIVEMLSGLHGRKPWLGGHDLNQNKLERFYILIAGLGVLNFIYFHFYASRYILSYEESKRRQTVLETRIDHVDLPEKKS
- the LOC138888761 gene encoding protein NRT1/ PTR FAMILY 2.8-like isoform X2; translation: MAEEIINASQYSPPEESNIAPIVPRSTRKKGGWTAIAFILGNESFEKLASVSLISNMTTYLRTKYNMGGVFLVNVVSIWSGCSNITPLAGAFLADAHLGRFLTLLFGSLASFLGMGMVTLTAGVDELRPPNCQGLATCSDPQKWQLAFLFAGLGFMAIGSGGIRACNIAFGADQFDTNTEKGRSQLKSFFNWWYFSFTIALIIALTVVIYIQTNISWFIGFLIPTCCLALSIMIFLIGRNTYIRLKPQGCVFIDMAKVINAACRKRHVRIVPSGNSLYEPVPKETAENQISVLRHTDRFKCLDKAAVVVDSSTELNAEGVAKDSWRLCNVEQVERLKCVVGIIPVWVAGITCFITMEQMNTFGVLQVIQSDTRVGNFNIPPGWMGLASMIALAIWIFIYECVYVPNASKISKKEARLSLQIRVKIGIFMSILCLAVAAFVEIRRRDLALKEGTFISPLGIAIFLPQFILSGLTEAFAAVSVMEFLNNQVPETMRSVAGAIFFLSLSIASYLNTLIVNIVEMLSGLHGRKPWLGGHDLNQNKLERFYILIAGLGVLNFIYFHFYASRYILSYEESKRRQTVLETRIDHVDLPEKKS